Part of the Cervus elaphus chromosome 18, mCerEla1.1, whole genome shotgun sequence genome is shown below.
ctctggagatgggaaagaaatGGCAGAAGATGCTTCTATGGAATATTAGTCTGCTGTTGAGAGGAGTCTTATGCCAAGTTTGAAAGACTACAAAATTGAGAGGTTATTTAATAAAGGAATTCAAATCTGAAATAAGTGGATAGAAAAGCATATGAGAAGGTAAGTGGAAAAATAAGCAACATGTAaataacaaagtaccataaacACTTTATTTCTTGAACCAAGAAGACAAGCAAGATTAGGAAATGAAACTACCTCTCACTACATATGGCCTGTCAGGGTTGTCTTTCTTCTAAGCACTTTAATAATCAACACTCACACTTTTGAAGGGAAGCCAGGATACTTGAATTTTACAAAACAGTGCATGTCTGTATTTGTATGAATACTATTACATAGATTATATAATAATGCATGTATCATGttatcatatattttattatctataatatattttcatatcttaTTATCCATTGATGCAAGGGAAATTTGTTTCTGATTTGTATGATCACACCAAGTTTGTGTATACAGTATATCTAAAAATAAGTTATAGAAAACCCACTCAAAGTAATACATTTCCAAAGGCTCACTTTGTTACACTCAGAAGGTATTTTGTGTCTCGATTTCCCTACAGCTCTGACCTTCCTGTTGAAGTCTTGGGCTTCTCTGTCTCTACCCAGGAGCATGGGAAGCAACCGGACATGGGTCACAGAAGTCACCCTCCTGGGATTTCAGGTCAATTCAGCACTGGAGTTTTTCCTCTttggtcttttctctctcttctacaCCCTCACCCTTCTGGGGAATGGAGTCATTCTGGGGCTTATCTGCTTAGACTCAAGACTTCatacccccatgtacttcttcctctcacACTTGGCCATCATCGACATATCCTATGCTTCCAACAATGTCCCCAAGATGCTGGCAAATCTTGTGAGTCAGAAAAGAACCATCTCCTTTGTTCCTTGCATCATGCAGACATTTTTATACCTGGCTTTTGCTGCCACAGAGTGCCTGATTTTGGTGGTGATGTCCTATGACAGGtacgtggccatctgccaccccctgCATTACACTTTCATCATGAGCTGGAAAGTGTGCTCTGTCCTGGCCAGCGCTTCCTGGGCATTTAGCTTTCTCTGGGATCTTGTCCACCTAGTTCTCATCCTGAGGCTGCCGTTCTGTGGGCCTCATGAAATCAACCACTTCTTCTGTGAAATCCTATCTGTCCTCAAGCTGGCTTGTGCCGATACTTGGCTGAACCAAATTATCATCGTTTCATCCTGTGTTTGCATTTTAGTCGGGCCCCTCGGCCTGGTGCTGCTCTCCTACGCGCGCATCCTGGCCGCCATCCTGAGGATCCAGTCAGGTGAGGGCCGCAGaaaggccttctccacctgctcctcccacctctgcGTGGTCGGGCTCTTCTTTGGCAGTGCCATCATCTTGTACATGGCCCCCGAATCCAGCCATTCTCAGGACCAAAGGAAGATTCTGTCGTTGTTTTACAGCCTTTTCAACCCTATACTGAATCCCTTAATCTATAGTTTGAGAAACACAGAGGTGAAGGGTGCCCTGAGAAAAATTCTAGGGAAGAAGAGGTCAGTGTGAGGGATAGTTTGGAGTGTCTTGTGTGAGCCTGTCTTCATGACTCTGGACCTTAGAATGCTCTTTTGAAACCATTAATTTAACAATTAGCACCCTGTATCTTCGAGATtcttaaaaactgagaaaacaaatACTCTTATATTTAGTCATTGATAGCAAACCTGAAATAAACATCATAAATAAGGAAATTATAATCTAATCCTATTCTTTAACACAGGTGCAAATGtcttaaaatattagtaaatcaAGTAATAAAAAGATACTAAATTATGATaaagtttttatctttaaaatgcaaaaaatgtGTAACTttccaaggaaggaaaaaattggCCCATTACCAAATTGAAGTATACATTGTCAGTAGATCAAAGCcagtatttgacaaaatttacCATCAGTTCATGATAAAGCTCTTTACAACATAGCATAACAATAAACATTCCTGGAAAAagatttatcaaaaaaaaaacccagtaccATAAACATTCACATATCAGACATTATACTTAATGGTAAAATGCTAGTATCTTtctccataaaataaaaaataaataaaataagatgtaCACCATCACcacttgtttttcttattttcagatttttattagAGATATTAACATGTACAGTTaaacaaaaagaagagatatatatgtatgtgggtGTCTGTCATGTGAGATACCCACAtgagaaggaataaataaattatgttgtttttgttgtgtgggtaagttatgtctaactcttttgtgacctcatgactatggccctccaggctcctctgtccatgggatttcccaggagagaatactggagtggattgccatttccttccccagaggatcttcttgacccagcgattgaacctggatctcctgcattgacaagcggattgtttaccactgagccaccagggaagcccaaatgaattATGATCATGTGCAAATAGTGTGATGGCATTTGTAGGAAATCCAAATGAATCTTTTCGTATATTAGTGAATTTGTGAGAAATTTAAACAAGATAACttgatataaaatcaatataaacatctattatatatttatataacaaataATTGAAATGAATTTTTTCCAAAATGCTACCATTAAAAGCaggacttaattttaaaatgcttagggtcaagatggcggaggaataggacggggagaccactttctctcctacaaattcatcaaaagaataactgaatgcagagcaatctTCACAaagctagctgaggtcatcaggcgcccagaaaagcaacccattgtctttgaaaggaggtaggacaaaatataaaagataaaaagagagacaaaagagctaaggacggagatccgtcccgggaagggactcttaatagaggaagttttcaaacaccaggaaacccttgcactggcgggtctgggggaagtttttgaatctcggagggcaacctgactgggaggggaacaataaataaaactcacagattacatgcctgaaagcaactcccagcagaaaagtaccccagacgcccgcatccgccaccagcaagtgggggcggaacggagaggagcgggcaggcattgcttagggtaaggaccgggcctgagtgcccggagggcaatcggagggagcttttgtgagctaccaacttaaactgtgggacagtaaaagagagagagaaaattaaccggcccgaagaCACTACccgccgttcgcagaacaaagggaccgagcaagtccagagaagagctagcaggTTGCGGActgacccagccctgccctgccggaaactggaggcagtggggaggggaaaggggcaggctcgaccccaaggaccgcatcccctgccgcactgcaaacaggcccccagtttctaatcaaagacctcctgagattctggatggtcgacatccgccaggagggtcgcggcgagacacagggcgcaggcacccgaccagcatgggcggggactggggctggggacacggAGGACagaaggcgcgccgcacccggggagagtgcgcctgtcaagctcctggctgcctgagccgctcgGTTGGGGAAGGCACAATACACAGGCACAGCCGAGTCcccgcttttgtggaacacctgagggctggaaccgcgcgcagcgcagggcacgctccatatagagcagccgggagcctgagcagcgtagacgggaaagcagcgccagcccctccccgcagcgcgacggaactagcaacctgaataagagaccatccccgcccgcctgtgtcagggcagaaattaggcactgaagagactggcaaacagaagccaagtaaacaaagggaaccgcttcagaagggaccggtgcaacagattaaaatccctgtagaaaacaccgactacaccggaaggggcctgtagatatcgagaagtggaagctggaacgaggagctatctgaaactgaaccgaacccacactgaccacagcagctccagagaaattcctagatatatttttacttttttttttttaaagtaaaaaaaaaattttttttcttttttctcttttattttcttttaaaattccctattactcccccattactccttaactttcgttttcatagatttttacgattatcttaattaggaaaaaaaaattttttttcttgtgtttttttcttttttggttttttcctttttctcttctattttctatttttctttttctcttatttcctttgaaagtcctctattactcctctactactccttaattttcattacactataaccttacaaaaaaaaaaaaaagagaagccctatttttaaaccaaacttcatatatatttctaaatttttttgtgtgtgtgtgttgtggtttttgtttttaatatagtatttttaagagtctaacctctactctagatttttaatctttgtttttcagtatatgatataaattgtggacatttaagaatccaatatttagttcccatttttattcaggagtgtgttggttattctctcccaatcttgactatcctttttctacctcagaacacctctatttcctcctttccccttctcttcccaatccaattctgtgaatctttgtgggtgtctgggctatggagaacactctgggaacagacagctgcatagatctgtctctctcctcttgagtccccctttttctcctcctgctcatctctatctccctcctccctctcctcttcttcatgtaactctgtgaacctctctgggcatCCCTCATGGGGGTGAAtcttttgccattaacctagaagttttattatcagtgctgtatagtaggagaagtcctgagactactggaagaataaaactgaaatccagaggcagaagacttaagcccaaaacctaagaacacccgaaaactcctgactacatggaattttaagtaataaaagaccgtccaaaagcctccatacctacactgaaagcaaccaccacccaagagccaataagttttagagcaagacataccacgcaaattctccagcaatgcaggaacatagccctgacgccaacatacaggctgcccaaggtcacacctaacacatagacccatctcaaaactcatcactgggcactccattgcactccagagagaagaaatcaagttccacgcaccagaacactgccgcaagcttccctaaccaggaaaccttgacaagccaatcgtccaaccccacccactgggtaaaacctccacaataaaaaggaaccacagacctccagaatacagaaagcccactccagacacagcaatataaacaagatgaaaaggcagagaaatacacaacaggtaaaggagcatgaaaaatgcccaccaagtcaaacaaaagaggaggagatagggaatctacctgaaaaagaatttagaataatgataataaaaatgatccaaaatcttgaaaacaaaatggagttacagataaatagcctggagaaaaagattgaaaagatgcaagaaatgtttaataaagacctagaagaaataaaaaagagtcaattaaaaatgaataatgcaataaatgagatcaaaaacactctggagggaaccaagagtagaataacggggacagaagataggataagtgaggtagaagataaaatggtggaaataaatgaagcagagaggaaaaaagaaacaggaatcaaaagaaatgaggacaacctcagggacctctgggacaatgtgaaacgccccaacattcgaatcataggagtcccagaagaagaagacaaaaagaaaggccatgagaaaatactcgaggagataatagctgaaaacttccctaaaatggggaaggaaatagccacccaagtccaagaaacccagagagtcccaaacaggataaacccaaggcgaaacaccccaagacacatattaatcaaattaacaaagatcaaacacaaagaacaaatattaaaagcagcaagagagaaacaacaaataacacacaaagggattgccataaggataacagctgatctatcaatagaaaccctccaggccagaagggattggcaggacatacttaaagtaattaaagagaataacctacaacctagattactgtacccagcaaggatctcattcagatatgaaggagaattcaaaagctttacagacaagcaaaagctgagagaattcagcaccaccaaaccaactcttcaacaaatgctaaaggatcttctctagacaagaaatgcagaaaggttgtataaacgtgaacccaaaacaacaaagtaaatggcaacgggaccacacctatcaataattaccttaaatgtaaatgggttgaatgccccaaccaaaagacaaagactggctgaatggatacaaaaacaagacccctataaatgctgtctacaagagaccacCTCAAAAAAAGGGACACATACAggctaaaagtgaagggctggaaaaaaatatttcatgcaaacggagaccaaaagaaagcaggagtcgcaatactcatatcagataaaatagactttcaaataaaggatgtgaaaagagacaaagaaggacagtacataatgatcaaaggatcaatccaagaagaggatataacaattataaatatatatgcacccaacataggagcaccgcaatatgtatggcaaacgctaacgagtatgaaaggggaaattaatagtaacacaataatagtgggagactttaataccccactcacaactatggatagatcaactaaacagaaaattaacaaggaaacacaaaccttaaatgacactatggaccagctagacctaattgatatctataggacatttcaccccaaaacaatcaacttcacctttttcttaagtgcacatggaaccttctccagaatagattacatcctgggccacaaatctggtcttggaaaattcaaaaaaattgaaatcattccagtcatcttttctgaccacagtgcagtaagattagatctcaactacaggaaaaaaattgttaaaaattcaaacacatggaggctaaataacacgcttctgaataaccaacaagtcatagaagaaatcaaaaaagaaatcaaaatatgcatagaaatgaatgaaaatgaaaacacaaacctaaaacctatgggacactctaaaagcagtgctaagggtaaggttcatagcattacaggcttacatcaagaaacaagaaaaaagccaaataaataacctaactctacacctaaagcaattagagaaagaagaaatgaagaaccccagggttagtagaaggaaagaaatcttaaaaatcagggcagaaataaatgcaaaagaaactaaagagaccatagcaaaaatcaacaaagctaaaagctggttttttgaaaaaataaacaaaattgacaaaccattagcaagactcattaagaaacaaagagagaagaaccaaattaacaaaattagaaatgaaaatggagagatcacaacagacaacactgaaatacaaaggatcataagagactactaccagcagctctatgccaataaaatggacaacttggatgaaatggacaaattcttagaaaagtataactttccaaaactgaaccaggaagaaatagaagatcttaacagacccatcacaagcaaggaaatcgaaactgtaatcagaaatcttccagcaaacaaaagcccaggaccagatggcttcacagctgaattctaccaaaaatttagagaagagctaacacctatcttactcaaactcttccagaaaattgaagaagaaggtaaacttccaaactcattctatgaggccaccatcaccctaattccaaaaccagacaaagatgccacaaaaaaagaaaactacaggccaatatcactgaagaacatagatgcaaaaatccttaacaaaattctagcaaacagaatccaacaacatattaaaaaattcatacaccatgaccaagtgggctttatcccaggaatgcaaggattctttaatatccgcaaatcaatcaatgtaatacaccacattaacaaattgaaagattaaaaaccatatgattatctcaatagatgcagagaaagcctttgacaaaattcaacactcatttatgattaaaactctccagaaagcaggaatagaaggaacgtacctcaacataataaaagctatatatgacaaacccacagcaagcatcaccctcaatggtgaaaaattgaaagcatttcccctgaaatcaggaacaagacaaggctgcccactctcaccactactgttcaacatagtgttggaagttttggccacagcaatcagagcagaaaaagaagtaaaaggaatccagataggaaaagaagaagtgaaactctcgctgtttgtagatgacatgatcctctacatagaaaaccctaaagactcttccagaaaattactagagctaatcaatgaatatagtaaagttgcaggatataaaattaacacacagaaatcccttgcattcctatacaataacaatgaaaaaacagaaagagaaattaaggaaacaataccattcaccattgcaacaaaaagaataaaatacttaggagtacatctacctaaagaaacaaaagacctatacatagaaaactataaaacactgatgaaagaaatcaaagaggacacaaacagatggagaaacataccatgttcatggattggaagaatcaatattgtcaaaatggctattctacccaaagcaatctatagattcaatgcaatccctatcaagctaccaacggtatttttcacagaactagaacaaagaatttcataatttgtatggaaatacaaaaaacctcgaat
Proteins encoded:
- the LOC122674343 gene encoding olfactory receptor 2A14-like produces the protein MGSNRTWVTEVTLLGFQVNSALEFFLFGLFSLFYTLTLLGNGVILGLICLDSRLHTPMYFFLSHLAIIDISYASNNVPKMLANLVSQKRTISFVPCIMQTFLYLAFAATECLILVVMSYDRYVAICHPLHYTFIMSWKVCSVLASASWAFSFLWDLVHLVLILRLPFCGPHEINHFFCEILSVLKLACADTWLNQIIIVSSCVCILVGPLGLVLLSYARILAAILRIQSGEGRRKAFSTCSSHLCVVGLFFGSAIILYMAPESSHSQDQRKILSLFYSLFNPILNPLIYSLRNTEVKGALRKILGKKRSV